From the Musa acuminata AAA Group cultivar baxijiao chromosome BXJ3-7, Cavendish_Baxijiao_AAA, whole genome shotgun sequence genome, one window contains:
- the LOC103992422 gene encoding F-box/kelch-repeat protein SKIP11, with translation MLESQSFLISRALPSSCEQESKLAYMTYHLLEITTNKHPKIVESLELNEAAMIKKAKSADDLGPPFQEEKALPLDESNYNGQHSDTNSLIGQIGCDMSIKCLLHCSRSDYGALASLNRAFNSLFRTGELYKLRRQTGIIEHWVYFSCNILEWEAYDPYCGRWITLPKMPQNDFFMRSDKESLAVGTELLVFGRDYTSRIAHIVLRYSILTNSWSQGIEMNSPRCLFGSASFGEVAIVAGGVDAQNTILSSAELYNSETQTWVTLPSMNKPRKMCSGVFMDNKFYVIGGMRSPTELLTCGEEYDTERHSWRVIPNMSLGLNGPSGAPPLVAVVNNELYAADYAEKEVRKYDKENNSWVTLGRLPERPDSVNGWGLAFRACGDRLLVIGGPRVLGGGMIELNSWTPRDGPPEWKLIARKHCGSFVYNCAVMGC, from the coding sequence ATGTTGGAGAGCCAGTCGTTTTTGATCTCCAGAGCATTACCGAGCTCCTGTGAGCAAGAATCGAAATTGGCTTACATGACTTACCATCTCCTTGAGATCACTACCAACAAACACCCTAAGATCGTGGAATCTTTAGAGCTAAATGAAGCTGCTATGATAAAGAAGGCTAAATCTGCAGACGACCTGGGACCTCCCTTTCAGGAAGAAAAAGCATTGCCTCTTGATGAATCCAATTATAATGGCCAGCACTCTGATACAAATTCTCTTATTGGTCAAATCGGCTGTGACATGTCTATAAAGTGTCTCCTTCACTGCTCTCGGTCGGACTATGGTGCCCTTGCATCGCTGAACCGGGCTTTCAATTCCCTGTTCCGGACTGGTGAGCTCTACAAGCTACGGCGGCAGACTGGGATCATCGAGCACTGGGTGTACTTCTCCTGCAACATACTTGAGTGGGAAGCATATGATCCCTATTGTGGGCGCTGGATTACTCTTCCAAAAATGCCTCAGAATGATTTCTTCATGCGCTCTGATAAGGAATCGCTGGCTGTGGGCACCGAGCTCCTCGTTTTTGGAAGGGACTACACCTCTCGTATTGCCCATATAGTGCTGAGGTATAGCATTCTGACGAATTCTTGGTCCCAAGGTATTGAAATGAACTCCCCTAGGTGCTTGTTTGGATCCGCCAGCTTTGGTGAAGTAGCTATTGTTGCCGGTGGTGTAGATGCTCAAAATACTATATTGAGTTCTGCAGAGCTCTATAATTCTGAGACGCAAACATGGGTAACACTTCCTAGCATGAATAAACCAAGGAAAATGTGTTCAGGTGTCTTTATGGACAACAAGTTCTATGTGATTGGCGGAATGCGTAGCCCTACCGAATTGCTGACGTGCGGGGAAGAATATGATACAGAGAGACATAGCTGGAGGGTCATTCCAAATATGTCTCTAGGACTGAATGGTCCAAGTGGTGCACCTCCATTGGTGGCAGTAGTCAATAATGAGCTATATGCAGCTGATTATGCAGAAAAGGAGGTCAGGAAGTATGACAAGGAGAATAACTCTTGGGTCACTCTTGGAAGATTGCCTGAGAGACCAGATTCAGTGAACGGTTGGGGTCTAGCTTTTCGGGCTTGTGGTGATCGACTCCTAGTGATCGGTGGACCGAGGGTGCTTGGAGGAGGGATGATTGAACTAAATTCATGGACACCGAGAGATGGACCTCCAGAGTGGAAACTGATTGCTAGGAAGCACTGTGGAAGCTTTGTGTATAACTGTGCTGTAATGGGCTGCTGA